One part of the Phragmites australis chromosome 3, lpPhrAust1.1, whole genome shotgun sequence genome encodes these proteins:
- the LOC133911997 gene encoding protein Barley B recombinant-like, which yields MDDDGSLGIRNWGFYETVKGSLGLQLMSSVASDRDTKPLLPNGSTFLQHHGHHNAPQQQHPQHLHHPHDCGGASGGMPTEPPSVHMDFVRNEAWLHPLQHQHPRQQKVLHHVPVGPVGHVGHAMHHHPTGYGMMTDPHGLHTLQMMQPQPQPQPQDPPPSKEESMPPPPTEDHSVVKNEPPVKKRQQHRQPKSPKPKKPKKVAAPREDGAPNRPVPRGRGPRNTVGIVINGIDLDLSRIPTPVCSCTGTPQQCYRWGAGGWQSACCTTSISTYPLPMSTKRRGARIAGRKMSQGAFKKVLEKLAGEGYNLNNPIDLKTFWAKHGTNKFVTIR from the coding sequence ATGGACGACGACGGCAGCTTAGGTATTCGCAATTGGGGCTTCTACGAGACGGTGAAAGGCAGTCTCGGCCTGCAGCTGATGTCGTCGGTGGCCTCCGACCGGGACACAAAGCCACTGCTCCCAAATGGCAGTACTTTCTTGCAGCACCATGGGCATCACAATGccccgcagcagcagcacccaCAACATTTGCACCATCCCCACGACTGTGGCGGTGCCTCTGGCGGCATGCCCACAGAGCCGCCATCTGTGCACATGGACTTTGTGCGCAATGAAGCTTGGTTGCACCCCTTGCAGCATCAGCATCCCCGTCAACAGAAGGTCCTTCACCATGTCCCTGTCGGACCAGTCGGACATGTTGGCCATGCCATGCATCACCACCCTACTGGCTATGGGATGATGACGGACCCACATGGATTGCACACTCTGCAGATGATGCAGCCACaaccgcagccgcagccgcaggaTCCTCCTCCATCGAAAGAAGAGAGCATGCCGCCACCGCCTACTGAGGATCATTCTGTGGTAAAGAACGAACCGCCTGTGAAGAAGAGGCAGCAACATCGGCAGCCTAAGTCACCAAAGCCAAAGAAGCCTAAGAAGGTTGCTGCTCCGCGGGAGGATGGGGCGCCCAATAGGCCTGTGCCCCGAGGAAGGGGGCCAAGGAATACCGTGGGCATTGTGATTAACGGTATTGATTTGGACCTTTCAAGGATACCAACACCTGTGTGCTCGTGCACTGGAACTCCCCAGCAATGCTATAGGTGGGGCGCAGGTGGCTGGCAGTCTGCATGCTGCACAACTTCTATTTCGACGTATCCACTGCCAATGAGCACAAAGCGCCGGGGTGCACGCATTGCTGGAAGGAAGATGAGCCAAGGTGCATTCAAAAAGGTGCTTGAGAAGCTAGCTGGTGAAGGGTACAACCTTAATAATCCAATTGACTTGAAGACGTTTTGGGCCAAGCATGGCACAAACAAGTTTGTAACGATCAGGTAA
- the LOC133911999 gene encoding 65-kDa microtubule-associated protein 6-like, with the protein MGEMVMTGYGLDKPVRGSVNLDTPCGALLRELEQIWTEIGEREQDKDRMFLELETECMRVYRRKVDSANAERAQLCQSLMAKEAELKALVASIGENTPRFKVDEKHTSLKDQLAAVTPLLEDLRAKKEERMKQISNVQSQIEKIKAQISDHSYQNNDDSVKHLNDDHDLSTRRLSDLQMQLRNLQKEKSDRLQKVFIYVDEVHCLCAVLGLDFAKTVKEVHPSLHGTNLENSTNISDSTLEGLTQTILKLKAEKKTRVLKLQEIVGKLHKLWNLMESTEQERKHFAKVAAVLGSTEEEITSPGILSLETIQETEEEVERLTIQKASRMKELVLKKRLELEDICRNAHMEPDVSTAPEKIIALIDSGLVDPCELLFSIEAQIAKANEESLTRKDIMERVDKWLSACDEETWLEEYNQDDNRYSAGRGAHLNLKRAEKARILVQKIPTMIDNLIAKTFAWEDERNVPFLYDGVRLVAILEEQKLRRAQREENKRRSRDQKKLQTLLLKEKELIFGSKPSPKKTSSFNRRTSSHHPNGNGTGFMTPVPRRVSAGSATPELLTPRSYSGRYNNYFKESGKLTAVPLNFSTVSKEDSMSSFASISGSEPDSPLFLH; encoded by the exons ATGGGCGAGATGGTCATGACAGGGTATGGCCTGGACAAGCCGGTGCGGGGAAGCGTCAACCTCGACACGCCGTGCGGCGCGCTGCTGCGCGAGCTCGAG CAAATATGGACAGAGATTGGGGAGCGTGAACAAGATAAAGATCGCATGTTCCTAGAACTTGAAACAGAGTGCATGCGGGTGTACCGTCGAAAGGTTGATAGTGCCAATGCTGAGAGAGCCCAGCTCTGTCAGTCATTGATGGCCAAAGAAGCAGAGCTTAAAGCTCTCGTTGCTTCTATAGGGGAAAATACCCCACGATTTAAG GTGGATGAAAAGCACACATCGTTGAAAGATCAACTTGCTGCAGTGACACCTCTCCTGGAAGATCTTAgggcaaaaaaagaagaaagaatgaAACAAATCTCAAATGTGCAATCTCAAATCGAGAAGATAAAAGCACAAATTTCTGATCACAGTTATCAGAACAATGACGATTCAGTCAAACATCTTAATGATGATCATGACTTGTCGACCAGAAGGCTTTCTGATCTTCAAATGCAACTGCGCAATCTACAGAAGGAAAAG TCTGATCGCCTTCAAAAGGTCTTCATATATGTGGATGAAGTGCACTGCCTATGTGCAGTGCTTGGGTTGGATTTTGCAAAGACTGTAAAAGAGGTGCATCCAAGTTTGCATGGAACAAACTTGGAAAACTCAACAAATATCAGCGATAGTACTCTTGAAGGTCTTACTCAGACTATCCTGAAGCTCAAAGCGGAAAAGAAGACAAGAGTTCTGAAG TTGCAAGAGATTGTGGGTAAACTTCACAAGTTATGGAATCTGATGGAGTCAACTGAACAAGAGAGGAAGCACTTTGCCAAAGTAGCAGCTGTTCTCGGATCTACCGAGGAAGAGATCACTTCTCCTGGTATTCTGTCGTTGGAGACAATTCAGGAG ACAGAAGAGGAAGTCGAAAGGCTAACTATACAAAAGGCAAGTAGAATGAAGGAGCTTGTTCTAAAGAAACGGTTAGAACTAGAAGACATCTGCAGAAATGCACATATGGAGCCTGATGTGAGCACAGCACCGGAGAAGATCATTGCATTGATTGATTCTG GTTTAGTGGATCCTTGTGAACTCCTTTTCAGTATTGAAGCGCAAATAGCAAAAGCAAATGAAGAGTCCTTAACAAGGAAAGATATCATGGAGAGAGTAGACAAATGGCTATCAGCTTGTGATGAAGAGACTTGGCTTGAGGAATACAACCAA GATGATAACAGGTATAGTGCTGGCAGGGGTGCCCATTTGAATCTCAAGCGTGCAGAAAAGGCAAGGATACTCGTTCAAAAGATTCCAA cTATGATTGACAACTTGATAGCCAAAACTTTTGCGTGGGAGGATGAGAGAAATGTTCCATTTTTATATGACGGG GTTCGTTTGGTTGCCATCCTGGAAGAGCAAAAACTCAGAAGGGCACAAAGGGAGGAAAACAAGAGGCGCAGCCGG GACCAGAAGAAGCTGCAGACTTTATTGCTTAAGGAGAAGGAGTTGATTTTTGGGTCCAAACCTAGTCCCAAAAAGACAAGCAGCTTCAACAGGAGGACGAGCAGCCATCATCCGAATGGAAATGGCACTGGATTCATGACCCCGGTGCCCCGTCGAGTCTCAGCTGGCAGTGCCACCCCTGAGCTTCTAACCCCTCGCTCGTATTCCGGTCGGTACAATAACTACTTCAAGGAGAGCGGAAAGTTGACAGCCGTACCACTGAATTTCTCGACAGTTTCCAAGGAGGATAGCATGTCATCCTTCGCCTCCATAAGCGGCTCGGAACCTGATTCACCATTGTTTTTGCACTAA
- the LOC133910479 gene encoding uncharacterized protein LOC133910479, whose protein sequence is MNMTAVRRKRKLSRQLPLPRLLAVAFAFAGTLLFLAIVLLSTSPPSPSPHRHIVATGFSSSRRPPPCGAVSLGELGDMMVSMVPKGLPFTVFVPSTESFLRVLKLRPNGSGAAEGETASDTSTYAVLSRVLGFSAVPRRVLSADVPPRGAVRLLDSVSGLRIYASRDASGALVVNGVRSECVDIVRGEAVVHVMAGVLMDADFERSSSPEFGDYSWTVRYVRHFCSCFMQQAQL, encoded by the coding sequence ATGAACATGACGGcggtgaggaggaagaggaagctcTCACGGCAGCTCCCGCTGCCGCGCCTCCTGGCCGTCGCATTCGCCTTCGCCGGGaccctcctcttcctcgccatAGTGCTCCTCTCCACCTCTCCTCCCTCGCCATCACCCCACCGCCACATTGTCGCCACAGGATTCTCGTCCTCGCGGCGGCCGCCTCCCTGCGGCGCGGTGAGCCTAGGGGAGCTCGGCGACATGATGGTGTCCATGGTCCCCAAGGGCCTCCCCTTCACCGTCTTCGTGCCCTCGACGGAGTCGTTCCTCCGCGTCCTCAAGCTGCGGCCCAACGGCAGCGGTGCCGCCGAGGGGGAGACGGCCAGCGACACCAGCACATACGCCGTCCTCTCCCGCGTCCTCGGCTTCTCCGCGGTCCCGCGGCGCGTGCTCTCCGCGGACGTGCCTCCGCGCGGGGCGGTGCGACTACTGGACTCCGTGTCCGGGCTGAGGATCTACGCCTCGAGGGACGCGAGCGGGGCGCTCGTCGTCAACGGCGTGCGGTCGGAGTGCGTGGATATCGTCAGGGGCGAGGCCGTGGTGCATGTCATGGCGGGCGTCCTCATGGATGCCGACTTTGAGCGGTCTTCATCTCCGGAATTTGGCGATTACTCATGGACCGTTCGCTATGTAAGACACTTCTGTTCTTGTTTTATGCAACAAGCTCAATTGTAG
- the LOC133910957 gene encoding uncharacterized protein LOC133910957, with protein MTSFTSGDQFMFSSDSSDDEEELMMMVAIEEEELRTQGRTRHRGSVLGHAVIDRGHQEGAARLFRDYFSNNPVYGDILFRRRFRMSRALFLRIATAVENHDPWFRQKRDATGKLGLSPLQKMTAAIRQLAYGVSSDAVDEYVRIGGSTAMLALTKFVEAVVFLFSDEYLRSPTAEDTARLLAIGEQRGFPGMLGSIDCMHWVWKNCPKAWHGAYTGHTRKPSIVLEAVASYDLWIWHAFFGMPGSLNDINVLHRSNIFSRLTDGTAPPVSYTINGTTYDMGYYLGDEIYPEWATIVKPIPSPRGNKSVLFSAMQAAVRKDVERAFGVLQSRFAIIRGPGRIWEQRTLHNIMTACIIMHNMIIEDERGGTDVDEVFEYMGEKATIEGRDADQAVLQYIEATEAIRNRAIHHQLRDDLVHHIWSRHGAQS; from the exons ATGACCTCATTTACGTCCGGAGATCAGTTCATGTTCTCATCGGACTCGAGCGACGATGAGGAAgaattgatgatgatggtcgCCATCGAGGAGGAAGAGCTTCGGACCCAAGGTCGCACTCGTCATCGGGGCTCAGTCCTAGGACATGCGGTCATAGATCGTGGGCACCAGGAAGGGGCTGCAAGGCTATTTCGGGACTACTTCAGCAACAACCCAGTGTATGGTGATATACTGTTCCGTCGTAG GTTTCGGATGAGTCGGGCTTTGTTCTTGAGAATAGCCACTGCTGTGGAGAACCACGACCCATGGTTTCGCCAGAAGAGGGATGCCACTGGGAAACTGGGGCTAAGCCCCCTTCAAAAGATGACAGCTGCCATACGGCAACTGGCATACGGAGTCAGTTCTGACGCAGTGGATGAGTATGTTCGGATTGGGGGTAGCACAGCGATGCTTGCCCTGACAAAGTTTGTGGAAGCTGTTGTCTTCCTTTTCTCCGATGAGTACCTACGCTCTCCCACCGCGGAGGATACTGCCCGACTGTTAGCCATCGGCGAGCAGAGAGGGTTCCCTGGGATGCTAGGTAGCatcgattgcatgcattgggttTGGAAGAACTGCCCGAAAGCATGGCATGGCGCGTATACCGGTCATACGCGCAAACCCTCTATAGTTTTGGAGGCGGTTGCGTCGTACGATCTATGGATatggcatgctttctttggaATGCCCGGTAGTCTAAATGACATAAATGTTTTGCACCGCTCTAACATTTTCAGCAGGCTCACGGACGGGACTGCCCCTCCTGTGTCGTACACCATAAACGGTACCACGTACGACATGGGCTACTACCTAGGTGATGAAATTTACCCTGAATGGGCGACCATAGTAAAGCCTATCCCATCACCAAGGGGGAACAAGAGCGTGCTGTTCTCCGCCATGCAAGCAGCAGTTCGGAAAGATGTAGAACGCGCATTTGGCGTCCTGCAGTCGCGGTTCGCCATAATTCGGGGTCCAGGAAGAATTTGGGAACAACGCACACTACACAACATTATGACCGCTTGTATCATAATGCACAATATGATAATTGAGGACGAGAGAGGCGGCACCGATGTGGATGAGGTGTTTGAATATATGGGCGAGAAAGCGACAATCGAGGGTCGTGATGCAGATCAAGCCGTGCTCCAATACATAGAAGCAACTGAAGCAATTAGGAACCGGGCAATACACCACCAATTGCGTGATGATTTGGTGCACCACATATGGAGTCGCCATGGAGCTCAATCTTGA